Proteins encoded by one window of Chryseobacterium sp. POL2:
- a CDS encoding TlpA family protein disulfide reductase: MKKIIPIFCLSIFTLGFSQKIPSVNKTTFSQEALAEKMQDEEGKSISVKEILEQHKGKILVIDFWASWCKDCILAIPKSNELADKNPNIDFIYFSLERNKEGFDRSLERFNMKQKENYWFSSGWKNPFNDYIELNWIPRFMVIDQSSNIAKYYAISPEDPAIQKTIDQLSK; encoded by the coding sequence ATGAAGAAGATAATTCCCATTTTTTGTTTATCCATTTTCACTTTAGGCTTTTCTCAAAAAATCCCATCCGTAAACAAAACAACATTTAGCCAAGAAGCCCTTGCTGAAAAAATGCAGGACGAAGAAGGCAAATCCATTTCAGTAAAAGAAATTTTGGAACAACACAAAGGCAAAATTTTAGTCATCGATTTTTGGGCAAGCTGGTGCAAAGACTGCATTCTAGCCATTCCAAAGTCTAATGAACTCGCCGATAAAAATCCCAATATAGACTTCATTTACTTTTCTTTGGAACGCAACAAAGAAGGATTCGACAGAAGTCTAGAACGATTTAATATGAAGCAAAAAGAAAATTATTGGTTCTCATCAGGCTGGAAAAATCCTTTCAATGACTATATCGAACTCAATTGGATTCCGAGATTCATGGTGATTGACCAATCTTCGAATATTGCAAAATATTACGCAATATCTCCCGAAGATCCTGCCATCCAAAAGACCATCGATCAACTTTCAAAATAG
- a CDS encoding purine-nucleoside phosphorylase, with protein MLEKIKETAAFIKNIIQDTPDFAIVLGSGLGKLQDEVQPIHTIEYEDIPNFPQVTVVGHGGKLIYGILEGKKVLMMSGRFHYYEGYPMETVTFPFKVFHLLGIKNLLLSNASGGVNPNFHVGDIMLVKDHINMMPEHPLRGKNIDELGPRFVDMSEAYNKNMLQTAHDVAKENNILVHEGVYVGLQGPTFETPSEYGLVRFIGGDAVGMSTVPEVIVAKHMGMDVFCISIITDLGGPEIAFAVSHEEVLNAANKAMPDVIKIVKGLVKNYN; from the coding sequence ATGTTAGAAAAAATTAAAGAAACAGCAGCCTTTATCAAAAATATTATCCAAGACACACCCGATTTTGCAATCGTCTTAGGCTCTGGACTTGGAAAATTACAAGACGAAGTACAACCCATCCATACGATAGAATACGAAGATATCCCTAACTTCCCCCAAGTTACCGTTGTTGGTCATGGCGGAAAACTGATCTACGGAATTCTTGAAGGTAAAAAAGTACTTATGATGAGTGGACGTTTCCACTATTACGAAGGTTATCCAATGGAAACTGTAACTTTTCCCTTCAAAGTTTTCCATCTTTTAGGAATCAAAAACCTGTTGCTTTCCAACGCTTCAGGTGGTGTTAATCCGAACTTCCACGTTGGTGACATTATGCTGGTGAAAGACCATATCAACATGATGCCAGAACATCCATTACGTGGTAAAAACATCGACGAGCTAGGTCCTAGATTTGTGGATATGAGCGAAGCTTACAACAAAAACATGTTACAAACCGCACACGATGTGGCTAAAGAAAATAATATTTTGGTACACGAAGGTGTCTATGTTGGTTTGCAAGGTCCAACTTTCGAAACACCTTCAGAATACGGATTGGTACGTTTCATCGGTGGTGATGCCGTTGGGATGAGCACCGTTCCGGAAGTTATCGTGGCCAAGCACATGGGCATGGACGTATTCTGCATTTCAATTATTACCGATTTGGGCGGTCCAGAAATTGCTTTTGCTGTTTCCCACGAAGAAGTTCTGAATGCCGCTAACAAAGCCATGCCAGACGTTATCAAAATCGTAAAAGGTCTTGTTAAAAATTACAATTAA
- the lpxK gene encoding tetraacyldisaccharide 4'-kinase, with amino-acid sequence MKRWYLYPFSLGYHLGTSIRNRMFDWGISSSKRFKTPIIGVGNLSVGGSGKSPMVMYLAAYLSKYYRTGVLSRGYGRMTKGYHVVNYDSNYKTVGDEPMQLFERFKNRFVIAVCEDRVFGAKKLIEDMDLNVLVLDDSYQHRAIKPGLNILLTVYNDPYFKDFILPAGDLRESRRGASRADIIMVTKCPDDLTEEKKQYYISRIKPQHYQKVFFSSIEYDENIISIDKYMPVKNLDYYDVLLITGIANPTQIVKEVGKYSNKVTHLKYKDHHNFSDDDIKKIVSEYKKLGEYKIILTTEKDYVRLKTFDYLRDKIFYWPINVEIDNQEAFNQIINDYVRKN; translated from the coding sequence ATGAAAAGATGGTATCTCTACCCTTTTTCCCTTGGTTATCATCTCGGAACTTCTATTAGAAACCGAATGTTTGATTGGGGAATCTCTTCTTCAAAACGATTCAAAACTCCTATCATTGGCGTAGGTAACCTCTCCGTGGGCGGAAGTGGCAAATCGCCTATGGTAATGTATTTGGCAGCTTATCTCTCCAAATATTACAGAACGGGCGTTTTGTCCCGTGGCTATGGCAGAATGACCAAAGGCTATCATGTTGTGAACTATGACAGCAACTACAAAACTGTTGGTGACGAACCCATGCAGCTTTTCGAAAGGTTTAAAAATCGTTTCGTAATTGCCGTGTGTGAAGACCGCGTATTTGGCGCCAAAAAACTGATTGAAGACATGGACCTCAATGTTTTAGTTTTGGACGACAGCTATCAACATCGCGCTATAAAACCAGGACTCAACATTTTATTAACTGTTTATAATGATCCTTACTTTAAAGATTTCATCTTACCAGCTGGCGACTTAAGAGAAAGCCGTAGAGGTGCAAGCCGCGCGGACATTATTATGGTAACCAAATGTCCAGACGATCTTACGGAAGAAAAAAAACAATATTATATCTCAAGGATAAAACCACAACATTATCAAAAGGTGTTTTTCTCTTCGATAGAATATGATGAAAACATCATAAGTATCGACAAATATATGCCTGTTAAAAATCTGGATTATTATGACGTTCTTCTGATAACTGGAATTGCAAATCCAACACAAATTGTAAAAGAAGTTGGAAAATATTCTAACAAAGTAACCCATCTTAAATACAAAGACCACCACAATTTTTCTGATGACGACATCAAAAAAATAGTATCCGAATATAAAAAACTAGGAGAATACAAAATTATCCTCACCACAGAAAAAGATTATGTAAGACTAAAAACTTTCGATTATCTTAGAGATAAAATCTTTTATTGGCCCATTAATGTAGAAATTGACAATCAAGAAGCGTTTAATCAAATTATCAACGATTATGTTAGAAAAAATTAA
- a CDS encoding YicC/YloC family endoribonuclease — MVLSMTGFGRAEGVFEGKKLTVDIKSLNSKTFDLNIKVPLRYKEKEFDVRKLLNDKLLRGKVDCYINCENLEDSNDVNINKEIVKSYIAQLSDISPGAEAVEYLQMAVRMPEAISNKTTDLNDEEWRFLLKIINEAISKFLEFRTTEGAILQTELGKNIKNIELKLSEVPPYEEERIVAIRERYQNVLKEFENVDETRFYQEMAYYTEKLDISEEKVRLAQHLKYYNDVMNTEDFNGKKLGFISQEIGREINTLGSKANHTAIQKLVVEMKDDLEKIKEQTLNVL; from the coding sequence ATGGTATTATCAATGACGGGATTTGGCCGTGCAGAAGGCGTTTTCGAAGGAAAAAAACTTACTGTCGACATCAAATCACTCAACAGCAAAACATTCGACCTTAACATCAAAGTGCCTCTTCGGTATAAAGAAAAAGAATTTGATGTTCGGAAATTGCTGAACGATAAATTGCTTCGTGGAAAAGTAGATTGTTACATCAATTGTGAAAATCTTGAAGATAGCAACGATGTCAATATTAATAAAGAAATTGTAAAGTCTTATATCGCCCAACTTAGTGATATTTCGCCAGGTGCAGAAGCTGTAGAATACTTGCAGATGGCCGTTCGTATGCCAGAAGCGATTAGCAACAAAACAACGGATCTAAATGATGAAGAATGGCGTTTTCTTTTAAAAATTATTAATGAAGCGATTTCTAAATTCTTAGAATTCCGTACCACAGAAGGTGCAATTTTGCAAACTGAATTAGGAAAAAACATCAAAAATATTGAGCTTAAATTATCCGAAGTTCCACCTTATGAAGAAGAAAGAATTGTTGCAATAAGAGAGCGTTATCAAAATGTTTTGAAAGAATTCGAAAATGTTGATGAAACGCGTTTTTACCAGGAAATGGCTTATTATACAGAAAAGCTAGATATTTCTGAAGAAAAAGTGAGATTGGCGCAACATCTTAAATATTATAATGACGTCATGAATACTGAAGATTTTAATGGAAAGAAATTAGGTTTTATTTCCCAAGAAATCGGACGCGAGATTAATACACTTGGTTCCAAAGCCAACCATACAGCCATTCAAAAATTGGTTGTAGAGATGAAAGATGATCTCGAAAAAATTAAAGAACAAACCCTTAACGTTTTGTAA
- the gmk gene encoding guanylate kinase, with translation MNKVVIFSAPSGSGKTTLVKHCLAHFPELQFSISCTTRDPRGEEKHGVDYHFLSPDDFKKKISENAFVEFEEVYTDKFYGTLKDEVQKIWDNGKIVIFDVDVKGGVNLKKIFGEQALSIFIAPPSIEELERRLITRGTDNLDTIKTRVAKAEEELTYKDQFDKVVVNDVLEIATQEMENILTAFIKA, from the coding sequence ATGAATAAAGTAGTCATATTTTCGGCACCATCAGGAAGTGGGAAAACCACTCTGGTAAAACATTGTTTGGCACATTTTCCAGAATTGCAATTTTCGATTTCTTGTACCACGCGTGACCCGCGAGGAGAGGAAAAACATGGGGTTGATTATCACTTTTTGAGTCCAGACGATTTTAAGAAAAAAATTTCTGAAAATGCCTTTGTTGAGTTTGAAGAAGTCTATACGGACAAATTTTATGGTACGTTGAAGGACGAAGTGCAAAAGATTTGGGATAATGGGAAAATCGTTATTTTTGATGTAGATGTCAAAGGCGGTGTTAACTTGAAAAAGATTTTTGGAGAACAAGCGCTTTCTATTTTTATTGCACCGCCAAGTATTGAGGAGCTAGAACGTCGACTGATTACTCGAGGAACAGATAATCTAGACACTATAAAAACGCGTGTAGCCAAAGCCGAGGAAGAATTAACTTACAAAGATCAGTTTGATAAAGTTGTCGTTAATGATGTTTTAGAAATAGCAACTCAAGAAATGGAAAATATTTTGACGGCCTTTATTAAAGCCTAA
- the nadA gene encoding quinolinate synthase NadA: protein MESTLQKATSNLPVKGFLDIKDIAIPQGQDLVDAILKLKEEKNAVILAHYYQPAAIQDIADFLGDSLQLARQAKDTNADMIVFCGVHFMAEAAKILNPTKKVVLPDTLAGCSLADGCSGEGLRKMKAQHPGALVATYINCNAETKAESDIIVTSSNAETIINALSKDQPIIFAPDKNLGRYLAQKTGRDMILWDGSCIVHEAFSMERIAKQLAENPDAKLIAHPESEEAVLKLAHFIGSTSALLNYVEQDDCQKFIIATEEGILHEMKKRAPHKELIPALVFDESCNCSECFFMKRNTMEKLYLCMKYELPEILIDEELRLKALKPIEAMLDLSKSIK from the coding sequence ATGGAAAGTACATTACAAAAAGCAACATCCAACCTTCCTGTTAAAGGTTTTTTAGATATTAAAGACATTGCAATTCCGCAAGGACAAGATCTTGTAGATGCAATTTTGAAATTAAAAGAAGAAAAAAATGCGGTTATTTTGGCGCATTATTATCAACCTGCAGCGATTCAGGATATTGCAGATTTTTTAGGAGATTCACTTCAACTAGCACGTCAAGCAAAAGATACCAATGCAGATATGATTGTTTTCTGTGGTGTACATTTTATGGCAGAAGCAGCGAAAATCCTTAATCCGACTAAGAAAGTGGTATTGCCAGATACCTTGGCAGGATGCTCTCTAGCAGATGGTTGTAGCGGAGAAGGTCTTCGGAAAATGAAAGCACAACATCCAGGTGCTTTAGTAGCAACGTATATCAATTGTAATGCGGAGACAAAAGCAGAAAGTGACATTATTGTGACAAGCTCTAATGCGGAAACTATTATCAATGCATTATCCAAAGACCAACCAATTATTTTTGCACCAGACAAAAACTTGGGTAGATATTTAGCTCAAAAAACTGGTAGAGATATGATATTGTGGGACGGTAGCTGTATTGTTCACGAAGCTTTTTCTATGGAAAGAATTGCCAAACAATTGGCAGAAAATCCAGATGCAAAACTTATCGCGCATCCAGAGAGCGAAGAAGCGGTGCTTAAGTTGGCACATTTCATAGGTTCTACTTCAGCTTTATTAAATTATGTTGAGCAAGACGATTGTCAAAAATTTATCATTGCAACGGAGGAAGGTATTCTTCACGAGATGAAAAAGCGTGCGCCACATAAAGAACTTATTCCCGCGTTGGTGTTCGATGAAAGTTGTAATTGTAGCGAATGTTTTTTTATGAAACGAAACACCATGGAAAAACTTTATCTATGTATGAAGTACGAACTTCCAGAAATTCTTATCGATGAAGAATTGCGTCTTAAAGCTTTGAAACCAATTGAAGCGATGTTGGATTTGTCAAAAAGTATTAAGTAA
- the folB gene encoding dihydroneopterin aldolase, giving the protein MNSKIILENIKIFAYHGVLPEETILGTYYIVNVELHADLSKATASDDLEDTINYAEVNDVIHQEMNVSSKLLEHVIGRIISKLETNFPQLSFIKVKLTKTRPPMHGEMKGVSIEMEKKL; this is encoded by the coding sequence ATGAATTCAAAAATTATCCTTGAAAATATTAAGATATTTGCCTATCACGGTGTTTTACCAGAAGAAACGATATTAGGAACCTACTATATTGTCAATGTAGAATTACATGCAGATTTATCGAAGGCCACAGCGTCGGATGATTTGGAAGATACCATTAACTATGCCGAAGTCAACGATGTCATTCATCAAGAAATGAATGTGTCTTCCAAATTGTTAGAGCATGTTATTGGCAGGATTATTTCGAAACTAGAAACAAACTTTCCGCAGCTCAGTTTTATAAAAGTAAAACTAACCAAAACCCGTCCGCCAATGCATGGTGAAATGAAAGGCGTTAGCATCGAGATGGAGAAAAAACTATAA
- a CDS encoding RDD family protein, with amino-acid sequence MKPNYKRVNRFKASQMTRFYNLIIDSIFLFILNYCIGMIIGLLYVLTNSMFILKLIYSLEDKLINWMFGAVTMILYYFLFEYFSKGRTIGKLITGTCVVDINGLTPSRWEFFTRTLSRIVPFEAFSFLSSVDRGWHDRWSDTAVVQWKDYNEDIQQAVALDELGKST; translated from the coding sequence ATGAAGCCTAATTACAAACGCGTTAATCGATTTAAAGCCAGCCAAATGACGCGGTTTTATAATTTAATAATTGACAGTATTTTTCTTTTCATTCTCAATTATTGTATTGGGATGATTATCGGTCTTCTTTATGTGTTAACTAACTCTATGTTTATCTTAAAATTAATCTATAGTTTGGAAGACAAATTAATTAATTGGATGTTTGGAGCGGTAACTATGATACTGTATTATTTCTTGTTCGAATATTTTTCAAAAGGAAGAACAATTGGGAAGTTAATCACAGGAACTTGCGTTGTTGACATTAATGGATTGACGCCTTCCAGATGGGAATTTTTTACAAGAACTTTATCAAGAATAGTCCCTTTTGAAGCTTTTTCTTTTTTATCAAGTGTAGATAGGGGCTGGCATGACCGCTGGAGCGATACCGCAGTTGTACAGTGGAAAGACTATAACGAAGATATTCAGCAAGCAGTGGCATTAGATGAATTAGGAAAGTCTACATAA